The nucleotide sequence tttttttcttccatcttgaAATAGTCTGTCCTATTGTTCCCTTGTAAAGAGTCATTTATTTGTATCCACGTGTCTTTCTTTGTCTCTTGGTTAGATGTTAAATTCTTCCAGATCTGCGTGACTCCTCACCACCTAGGATCCTGATCTGCCAGGAATTGGTAGGTGCTACGACAGTACACATCACAAAAATAGAATGtctatggaaaacaaacaaacaaacaaactaacaTCACTCCCGGACAAAGAGAGCAGGAAACGTGGTCACAAATGTGACATCATTTGGCATGGAGTCCATCTTACTCATGTCAGTGGTTTGATCGCCTCAATCCATTGTGTTCGCTCCCCCTTGGAGCTGGCCTGGATATAATAATGAATGTCTTTTTTGGTGATGATTTTGAAGAGGTTGCCTTGCACATTGCCCTTCACACCTACCGAGATAAGAAACATGACAGATCGGGAAAGTGCACAGAGAACTGATTTGCAGCAGATAAAAATCCTTAATATGGAGGAATTTTAATTTAGTGAGTTAAGGTGTCAAATCTCTCCATTTCGTTACAGACGAGACAACTAAAGCCATTCTGTCTCTGCTAAATCTGGATTCTAGCAGATCCAAATGAGAGTACATACAAATAGAGAGGACACATAAAAAAGGGACAGCATCAGGGGTTCCCTCCAGACTTTGAGTTCAGTAACATCCAAAAAGGCATTTCTTCTTTAACTATTAACTCTGGAATATTAATGTGTTTCTTGAGACTCTCTCATGTGTCACCTGAGTAAGAAAAGTCCATAAAATGGAACACCCAAGATATgcagaaacaatttaaaaaaacaaaaaacaaaaaaaaaccatcccCTCTGTTAGGAtacagcccagcccagcagtaCGGGGATTTCTGTTGGCTGCTTTCCCTCTCTTGCAAGGGGTGGAGAAAGGCTGGCCTGCGTGTTTGTACAGCCAGCCAAACCACAAACCACTCCCAGTGACTGTAACGCTATCGCATAAGCACATATGTAGCAAAGTTTAGAGGCTCCCGCTTTACCTGCTGGGACTCCATTGTCCTCCAGAGCTGAGACAAGACAGCCACGAAGAGAAAACCCACCTACtggtctgttttcttcctgaaaacaatcaaacaaacaaacaaaacaaaaacacaaataaacaacaataacaaacacAACACGAAGGAGATGAGACTTAGCTGCAAAGTACCATAATTAGAATCATTTCTCAGACCACaccaattatttttatgcagatGGAGATGCAACACCAGTCTTTCTGGATACAAATCATTCAAGTCACAAAAATCAGAATGTGTAATTAGATGCgttactgttttgtttcagcctCAGGTATTTCTCTGTTATAGCTGAGAATGGTGGAGACTAATGAAAAGCACAAAAGGCAGGCCAACAGTCACATTTCAAACTTATGCACAGGTTTATCAATAACAACCCatattaaaacaagcaaacaaaaaatatctgcaagttTTTAGCTTGCAGTTTTTCACTGAGTTTGTATGGAAATAAATCTATTTTCCCCTGTAAGATGAAAGGACCTTGTGCCTGAGCTTCAGACTCTGCAGTTTGACTGAATGGCACTGCAAAGGCAAGCTgcaatgtcaaaaaaaaaaaaaaaaaaaaaaaaaaaaaaaaaaaaaggtgaaccAGGTCCATAAAATCTAAaactgttactgttttctcagtcactctgttttctttaaaaattacataaaaccCTCCTATACATGTTCATCGTAGTAGCCCGATGAGCTTTGTGGTACCCTGTGTGTCTGGGACTGGTGGATCCACATGCCTTCCCAGGTCACTTTCACTGCAATGGTTACACCCATGAAGATAAATTGATAAACTCTCCTATTCCTTGAGCAAATTTAAATCTGAGTGTCAGAAATTCCTGTAAATACTTTGAGGTCAAGGGAACCCTATTCAAAGATgtaaaaagaacagaggaaatcTCAGTGTTGCTCTCAAGTGATGGAATGCCTGCCCAGAAAGACTACAGCCCAGGAAGAACCCCTGCAGGAGCATTGTCACAGACTGTGTGCATACAGCAAAAGAGTAACCCCAAGGTGGCTGCTCTACATCTAAGGAAAAGGAATCTCAATGGGGAAAAGATAGGCAGGCACTCAGGGACATAGAATCATTCAGACACAACCTCTGAGGACAAGGCCAGAGAGGTCTTACTCCCTGGGAAATCAACAGAAGAATCCAGAAGGAGATTTGGGAGAGAGAAACATTCACAGCAtaattgtattgtattttcattatgaTTTTTAGGTCTGCAAGAGGATTTCTGAGGGTACCAGCTCCCCACTCACATACCTTAGTGGGGTCATAGTAGTGCAAGAAAGCAGGATCAGCTCTTAGAACAAATTTCCTCACCTTccagtttttcctcttgtgtCCCtgcaaaatggaagaaataacaTTACTGCCAGCACATACATTCTGCAATGGCCATTTTCCTGCAGGCTGTGTGGGAAGCCTCAATAGATGctgaaaaatagatgttttgcagccaacagagaaaaaaaacttttctgacATCTTAATAGCTCCCAGGATTTTTTGCTTAACATCCTTCTTGTTCCTTATCCATATTCCTCTTTAACATTTCCTTAttcctttcttgtgctgagaactgagaaagaaaagtgaaaggaCCAAGTGATTACGTAACAAATTCCTGCTCTTAAATTCAAATTCAGTGTGACTGTGCAGTGCAGGTGGGGTTCCCTCTGTAAACGGCTGTGTTCTGCTGTGAACCAACGTGACTGGTCCTCATCTTGCTTATAGCAAAGGTCTGAAACAGTCTTGCAGACTAAGGGTGGGATCCTATAAGTAATTAGCATGGACAGGTAATTAcgcttgggaaaaaaaaaaataggactCACTCCCACCAGagcatctgtgtgtgtgtgtctgagtGACTGTTTGCAAGCTAATGTCCACTTGAGGCAAAAACCAATTTACTCAGCTTTGAAATTTGGCCATGATCCCCAGGATATCGTGGCTGCTTGGGCAATCCCTATGGTGTGGGTTAACCCTGAGGAACAGTGGATCCACTTGGTGTGACTGTAGCAGCTCTGGTGGAGTTTGTGTGGGACTCTTGATTGCAGCTTTGTGTCTTTCAGTATATGCTCAGCGCATACGGAATATCCAAGTAATCCTGCCAGAGCAGCAAGTTCCATAGCTCATGTATTTATAACCAGGTACTCTTCACTTCATGATCTCTGGTAATAATGTTGGTAGGCAAGTTCTACTGTGTTGGACACAACTCTACTGCCATGCCCCTGAAACATTCTCCACTGAGCTGTACCAGCTGCCCTTTTTCTTGCTTCCCAGCCATAGTTCAAAGACTGTATTTACCTGTTTCACTAAGTATCCTTGCTTCACAATTGTGCCACTTAATTCGGAGATGTTAAATTGTAGCTCTTCCTTGGAACTGAGCATTTTCTTGCTGGTCTCAGCctgcaaatacagaaaagatggCCCTACGTTTGTTTTTCATCTAAATACACTCCAAAGTACAAgattctgcattttattttaattgatctggttttggctgcttttttcctgagaaaattcTGCTCTGCACCCTTTTTAAATACCAAATCACTTGATTTGTAGATCTCTCCATATCCATGTAGTCGTTTGTTTCCAGCAGAAGTGCCAGTACTAAACTACTGAAAGCCCACAGCCGCTCCGCTTGTTTTCACACCTGCATATTTTGCCTGTGGGTGCGTGTTGTGCACGTCCCCTTTACTGCTGCCCCAAATCAAGTGCATGACAAAGGGCAGAGGAGCTGCCACTTGGCAGCCACATCACTTACAAACATGTACAGTGCGGTGGAGTCGTCAAGGAACTGCTCAGAGAGGTCACTGTAGCGAGTGGCCCCGGTGCTGCGGGCCCCCACGGGCTTGGTGAAGTTCTCCTCCATCAGCATGGAGGCCAGGGTGACGGCCTCAAACCGTGACACGGCAAAGCTGTTGGAGATGAGCCAGTCCACCAGAGCGGAACCTGCGGGGAGAACGGCAGCTCTCAGACTAAGGGAACACGCTCTTCCAAGGGCGGATAAATGGCCTCCTGCCTTAGAAGCCTGCCTTTGCTGTAACACTTCAGCACTGTCACAAAGGCTGCCAGTGAAGGGTAAGGATGACACAAGTGGGGGGTCCTCTGTGTGCTTCCGTATATCCAAAGAGCATAAGAAAAAAGGCGATGGAGAATTCAGCTGCGCCAGTACCTTCCGCTGGGCCATAACTGATCCCACCGTGAAAGCAATGCAGTAGCTCCCTTGTCCCTGCAAGATGGCATGTCAGAGGTGAGGCAGCAGGCGTACCTGTGAAGgtctctttgtatctattgccTTGCTCCACATTGAGGGTCAGCTTAATTCCAGTACTGCTGTCACGCATTTTATCCACTATGTGGCTGTAAAAGAGTACATGGGACAAAGTTACTTAACTAGAAAGATGGGCAAAAATTGTCACGTGCTTCTCTTTGTGCCTAGGATGCCCTGATGATTGCCAGCACAAAGCTGTGAAACAACCTAGATACCTCTCTGACCTCTAGTGCTAGGTACCGTGTAGCAAAACTTTATTCTCTCAGTGCACAGCACTAAGCAGGATGCCTTGTAATGAATCcttcattttaaagcacttcAAGTTGAGCTAGAGTCAGATTCCAGATACTTTCTCAACAAAACTAGAATTAATGCCTTTTTTCTaagtcttaaaataaattcttgtttAATATGGTGTGCCCTAAAAATCCTAGCCTTGATTCTGGCTGTCAGCTCTGAGAGCTCACCAGCAGGGCATGCATAAAGTCGTCTCTCAGTCCTTCTGTGACATTACAACTTGCAAGATAATAGATCTCCCCAGCCAGACTATCTCTGCAGCTGAGTAGCCTTCAAGCCAGCAGTGATGTGCCTGTGCAGAACCTCCATACACCCAAAAATTAGAGTCAGGAAGAAGTGCATTCCCATGCCTTGGGAGGCTCCTGGTGATGAAGGAGCAGATCTGTGCAGAGAGAAGCTTCCCTTCACCATCCCATCCAGCAGCTCATGTACTTTGCGGAATACAGCAACAGTGGAAGGAGAAACCATGAACACTTACTGGAGGCTGATGTTCTCTAGCAGTTTGAAAGAGTTCTTCATTCTGTGAAGCTCTTGCACCTGCACTGGGTGACCAGCATGAAT is from Numida meleagris isolate 19003 breed g44 Domestic line chromosome 6, NumMel1.0, whole genome shotgun sequence and encodes:
- the PLEK2 gene encoding pleckstrin-2, whose amino-acid sequence is MEETTGVLKEGFLVKRGHIVHNWKVRWFVLLQDKLLYYKLEGGKKESSPKGRILLDGCTITCPCLEYENRPLLIKLKTKTNTDYFLECCSREERDSWALDITGAIHAGHPVQVQELHRMKNSFKLLENISLHHIVDKMRDSSTGIKLTLNVEQGNRYKETFTGSALVDWLISNSFAVSRFEAVTLASMLMEENFTKPVGARSTGATRYSDLSEQFLDDSTALYMFAETSKKMLSSKEELQFNISELSGTIVKQGYLVKQGHKRKNWKVRKFVLRADPAFLHYYDPTKEENRPVGGFSLRGCLVSALEDNGVPAGVKGNVQGNLFKIITKKDIHYYIQASSKGERTQWIEAIKPLT